Proteins from one Athalia rosae chromosome 8, iyAthRosa1.1, whole genome shotgun sequence genomic window:
- the LOC105687956 gene encoding forkhead box protein F2 — protein MKNEAEATSNLLDSHGSGGGSGGSVRNNSSGVSSGPPSLQDSLIGPLSQVSQSNETPRKPGARRQEKPPYSYIALIVMAIQSSPGKRLTLSEIYTFLQQRFPFFRGAYQGWKNSVRHNLSLNECFIKLPKGLGRPGKGHYWTIDPASEFMFEEGSFRRRPRGFRRKCQALKPQYPQYFSTATPVGVQNPGYEGSLAAAAAAGAGVDYANGYQNQYQNYQDYAMYGPTTGMTADWGYAETPYKTPIAEVTYKTTEVTYKTGDHLYKNNEALYNRSNELPAYKGSEGGAGVSFKTEVPSYRNNGDLGGAYKTEDSEMTFKSGSDADQMMYSKGNSASSNPPTPNSVHHHQDYYAAPIYTLPVTIQQGQSGTTASSIGSGSTGLLVHSHNHQHSQNHQSSHPHGSANHNNSHSHSSHSHSHAQPQPSSSPIGNSSSNSTHSGCHTPVLGAVGGISGSSNSATTSGATSTHTDHHGMRMQCSSSSSSSSGGGLVERKSYLPPPPSSVPLGSLGSLSSLSSLSSLSLGNLGNLGNLGNIGNLGNLGNLGNLGNSVNTLNVPTSVTNMSIGAGNISHHTSTPPPPPTTMYSYDQLKYSM, from the exons ATGAAGAACGAGGCGGAGGCAACGTCGAATCTTTTGGATTCGCACGGGAGCGGGGGGGGCAGCGGGGGATCGGTTAGAAACAATTCTTCGGGGGTGTCGTCGGGCCCTCCGAGTCTCCAAGATTCCCTGATCGGTCCGCTGTCGCAGGTATCCCAGTCGAACGAGACACCCCGCAAGCCGGGTGCCCGTCGCCAGGAGAAACCGCCCTATTCCTACATCGCCCTGATTGTGATGGCGATCCAATCGAGTCCGGGGAAGCGTTTGACCCTCTCCGAGATCTACACATTTCTGCAGCAACGTTTTCCGTTCTTTCGAGGCGCTTATcaggggtggaaaaattcCGTCCGACACAATCTCAGCCTGAACGAGTGCTTCATAAAGCTTCCGAAGGGCCTCGGACGACCCGGAAAGGGTCACTACTGGACGATCGATCCCGCCAGCGAATTCATGTTCGAGGAGGGAAGTTTCCGAAGGAGACCGCGCGGTTTTCGCCGGAAGTGTCAAGCCCTGAAGCCCCAGTATCCCCAATACTTTTCCACCGCTACCCCCGTCGGGGTTCAAAATCCCGGCTACGAGGGATCGCTTGCTGCGGCGGCCGCTGCCGGTGCCGGAGTCGATTACGCCAACGGTTATCAGAATCAGTATCAAAATTACCAAGACTACGCCATGTACGGTCCCACCACCGGAATGACCGCCGATTGGGGATACGCTGAAACACCCTACAAAACGCCGATAGCCGAAGTTACCTACAAGACGACCGAAGTCACCTACAAAACCGGCGATCATCTCTACAAGAATAACGAAGCTCTCTACAACAGGAGTAACGAACTTCCAGCTTACAAGGGCTCGGAGGGCGGTGCGGGTGTCAGTTTCAAGACGGAAGTACCGTCGTACAGAAACAACGGGGATCTCGGTGGCGCTTACAAAACCGAGGACAGCGAAATGACCTTTAAATCGGGCAGCGACGCTGACCAGATGATGTACAGCAAGGGTAATTCCGCGAGTTCCAATCCACCGACGCCCAACTCGGTCCACCATCACCAGGATTATTACGCGGCGCCCATCTACACCCTGCCGGTAACCATCCAGCAAGGTCAATCGGGCACGACGGCTTCGTCGATCGGTTCAGGGAGTACCGGACTTCTCGTCCACTCGCACAATCATCAACACTCGCAGAACCACCAGTCCTCGCACCCCCACGGATCCGCGAACCACAACAATTCGCACTCGCACAGTTCCCATTCGCATTCGCACGCCCAACCGCAACCTTCGTCGAGTCCTATCGGCAATTCGAGTTCGAATTCCACGCACAGCGGATGTCACACGCCCGTGTTGGGTGCCGTTGGCGGGATATCCGGATCCTCGAATTCCGCTACTACGTCCGGAGCGACGAGCACGCACACCGATCACCACG GAATGCGGATGCAGTGCTCCAGTTCGAGTTCCAGTAGTTCCGGGGGTGGTTTGGTCGAGAGAAAATCGTACCTACCACCACCTCCGTCTTCGGTTCCTCTGGGATCTCTGGGATCGTTGAGTTCGCTGAGTTCCCTGAGTTCCCTGAGTCTGGGGAACCTCGGTAACCTCGGTAACTTGGGTAACATCGGTAACCTCGGCAATTTAGGTAACTTAGGAAATCTCGGCAATTCCGTAAACACCCTGAACGTTCCTACCTCAGTAACGAACATGAGCATCGGGGCGGGAAATATTTCTCATCATACCTCGACGCCACCACCGCCTCCTACCACAATGTACAGCTACGACCAGCTCAAATACTCGATGTAA
- the LOC125502004 gene encoding uncharacterized protein LOC125502004, translating into MIQVHSKASVDQTREMSRDETARPCISYIHGIIFRFSPNRHMWDYVTLRWKDWEARVAGEWLRAVLFPAWIETSEPLLLIPRFSPSPTSHGKHSLPHRFETRQSSKVSTSASFATRATPAYPAAIFAPQHKFTSYLMYNVSTERKLHWELSRNDPYRMRASRPLINVELIVSTVVRFIDLFVRDLHP; encoded by the exons ATGATTCAGGTTCACTCAAAAGCCTCTGTGGACCAAACGAGAGAAATGTCCA GAGATGAGACCGCTCGACCATGCATTAGTTACATCCATGGGATCATCTTTCGATTCTCTCCAAATCGGCACATGTGGGATTATGTGACATTGCGATGGAAAGACTGGGAAGCACGTGTTGCTGGGGAATGGCTCCGGGCTGTGCTCTTCCCGGCATGGATAG AGACCAGCGAACCCCTTCTGCTCATCCCCCGCTTTTCCCCGTCCCCTACGTCGCACGGGAAGCACAGCCTTCCTCATCGGTTTGAGACAAGACAGTCTTCCAAAGTTTCGACTTCGGCATCATTTGCTACACGAGCCACACCAGCTTACCCGGCAGCTATTTTCGCTCCTCAACACAAGTTTACATCGTACCTGATGTATAACGTATCAACGGAAAGAAAACTGCACTGGGAGCTTTCAAGAAATGATCCTTATCGAATGAGAG caTCACGTCCACTGATCAACGTGGAGCTAATCGTTAGTACGGTCGTTCGTTTCATCGACCTCTTTGTGCGTGATCTCCATCCATGA
- the LOC105688192 gene encoding importin-4-like isoform X1 yields MEQILEKLLVADNVTIKQGTNELRDAFKKPECISSLVAVVVNSPNPQIRQYAAVLMRKRLSKGKHWSQLSADIKASFKDVMLKRLLSEPESSVRNSIAQLIGTVIKHELASNGWPEVLQFVQQSVTSENLADKEIGMYTLSTMTEVAAHAYLPHAQSLAFLLGNTLNGLQDLGHPVAYYVLLTLMHLVPLIEGNQAMVNAYHQMMPRIIMTIQALASTNEEHAIDAFELLDELCEKAMDVIAPHVKALVNLCLTFGANKSLDDTLRVKAVGFMGWLAKTKKKALVKHKLVEPVIDMLFHLMAEPPTDETDEAYFCDNVDDSTPMTCATQTLDLLALHLPPEKLIPHVLRHVEPGFQGTNIYSKKASYLAMAVLAEGCSEFIRSKYLESFLRCICGGITSPEPVVRNAALFALGQFAEHLQPEISNYASELLPVLFEYLGHVCSQMQLQNNKSPPVDRMFYALEVFCENLNEGLLPYLPILMECLFKALQTPNADVHVRELALSAIGAAANASKENMLPYFQTIVENLRGYLTEKQSTETMCLQIQAVDTLGVLARTIGDEHFAPLAEESLNLGMKLMTENNDPDLKKCVYGLFASISTVMKETLAPVLPQIVEPMINSIQSAEGIVPHFKDDESTAFPVYEDASETDEEEDIENTDNEDDDDDVAGYVVENSYVEEKEEAILALKEIARNTGEAYLPYLEKSFEEIFKVINYPQEDIRKAAIEALLEFCLSFSKINTNEGKNATQKALSVFVPKLAELVRLDGECVVAISALDAFSELLKELKSDVLIQDGHKDAIINCITDVMTAKTECQDQEEIEGDETEAEQDELLIECAGDVLPSFGKAMNPEDFLLYFQALLPLFLAKLQKNRTEAQRSFAIGTISECISALGPTVATFVPQLLPRLLKLAIDSDAEVRNNAIYGIGELALHGKDAVYPHYPEILQTLSTAIMTETHGGTRDNIVGAIARLILTNHTIIPLEQVFVVFVAHLPLREDFEENKAVFKSIMLLYENGHDVIKSHIPELLKVAVSVIHEGRASDDESKEIVTKFLRVSQADFPSQWNDLLANLPPEVRTHFQ; encoded by the exons ATGGAGCAGATACTGGAGAAGCTGCTTGTTGCAGACAACGTGACCATAAAACAG GGGACAAACGAACTGAGGGATGCTTTCAAAAAACCAGAATGCATAAGTTCCCTTGTCGCAGTGGTGGTGAATTCGCCAAATCCTCAG atAAGGCAGTATGCGGCTGTTCTAATGCGAAAACGTCTTAGCAAAGGGAAGCATTGGTCTCAGCTTTCCGCTGATATCAAGGCTTCCTTCAAAGACGTGATGCTgaag AGGCTTTTGAGTGAACCTGAATCATCCGTACGAAACTCAATTGCCCAGCTGATCGGGACAGTAATTAAACACGAACTCGCTAGCAATGGCTGGCCAGAGGTGCTGCAATTCGTTCAGCAATCTGTAACCAGTGAAAATCTAGCAGATAAAGAGATCGGCATGTACACTTTGTCCACAATGACTGAGGTGGCAGCCCATGCGTATCTTCCGCATGCCCAGTCACTCGCTTTCCTTTTAGGAAATACACTTAACGGACTGCAGGATCTTGGACATCCTGTCGCTTACTATGTCCTGCTGACTCTGATGCACCTGGTGCCTCTCATTGAGGGGAATCAAGCA atgGTGAATGCCTATCATCAAATGATGCCTAGAATTATCATGACAATTCAGGCCCTTGCCAGCACTAATGAAGAGCATGCAATTGACGCTTTCGAGCTACTCGATGAACTTTGCGAAAAAGCCATGGACGTTATAGCTCCTCATGTCAAGGCACTCGTCAATCTTTGTCTTACTTTCGGTGCCAACAAATCGCTCGACGATACGCTCAGGGTGAAGGCGGTCGGGTTCATGGGCTGGTTGGCGAAGACCAAGAAAAAGGCCCTCGTTAAGCACAAATTGGTCGAGCCGGTGATAGATATGCTTTTCCATTTGATGGCTGAACCGCCAACCGACGAAACTGACGAGGCGTACTTTTGCGACAACGTAGACGACAGTACACCCATGACTTGCGCTACCCAGACCCTCGATCTTCTCGCGCTTCACTTACCCCCGGAAAAGTTGATCCCCCACGTCCTCCGTCACGTTGAACCCGGGTTTCAGGGCACAaacatttattcaaaaaaagctTCATACCTAGCGATGGCAGTCCTTGCCGAAGGATGTTCCGAGTTCATCAGATCGAAGTATCTAGAGTCATTCCTGCGGTGTATCTGTGGCGGCATCACAAGCCCCGAGCCGGTGGTCAGAAATGCAGCGTTGTTCGCGCTGGGGCAGTTCGCCGAACATCTTCAACCTGAAATCAGTAACTACGCGTCCGAGCTTTTACCAGTGCTTTTTGAATATCTTGGACACGTCTGTTCACAAATGCAGTTACAGAACAACAAGTCACCTCCGGTCGATAGGATGTTTTACGCGCTCGAAGTGTTTTGTGAAAATCTTAACGAGGGCCTTTTACCTTATCTTCCCATTCTGATGGAGTGTTTATTCAAAGCTCTTCAAACCCCGAACGCCGATGTCCATGTCCGAGAATTAGCACTGAGCGCTATCGGCGCCGCTGCCAATGCTAGCAAGGAAAATATGCTTCCCTATTTTCAAACCATCGTTGAAAATCTGAGAGGATACCTCACGGAGAAGCAAAGCACGGAAACTATGTGTCTCCAAATTCAAGCCGTTG ATACGTTGGGAGTATTGGCTAGGACGATTGGCGACGAACACTTTGCCCCACTGGCTGAAGAATCCCTGAATCTCGGTATGAAATTAATGACTGAAAACAACGATCCGGATTTGAAGAAATGTGTCTACGGTCTGTTCGCTTCGATCAGTACGGTGATGAAGGAAACCCTAGCACCCGTTTTACCTCAAATCGTCGAACCGATGATCAACAGTATACAGAGTGCGGAAGGAATTGTG ccTCACTTCAAGGACGACGAAAGCACCGCTTTTCCGGTTTATGAAGACGCAAGTGAGACAGATGAAGAGGAGGATATAGAGAACACGGACAACgaagacgatgatgatgacgtaGCCGGATACGTAGTGGAGAATTCTTACGtagaggaaaaagaggaagccATTTTGGCACTCAAAGAAATCGCCCGAAATACTGG AGAGGCGTATCTGCCGTACctcgaaaaatcgttcgaagaaatattcaaagtaaTCAATTATCCACAAGAGGATATCCGCAAGGCAGCTATCGAAGCGTTGTTAGAGTTTTGCcttagtttttcaaaaattaacaccaacgaaggaaaaaatgctACGCAAAAAGCGCTTTCAGTTTTTGTACCAAAACTAGCGGAACTCGTTCGGTTGGACGGGGAATGCGTAGTGGCTATATCTGCCCTTGACGCGTTCTCGGAACTACTCAAAGAACTCAAATCCGACGTCTTGATTCAAGATGGACACAAAGACGCCATCATTAATTGCATCACGGACGTTATGACGG CTAAAACCGAATGTCAGGATCAGGAAGAGATCGAAGGAGATGAAACCGAAGCCGAACAAGATGAGTTATTAATCGAATGTGCAGGAGACGTTTTACCAAGTTTCGGAAAAGCAATGAATCCGGAAGATTTCCTTCTCTATTTCCAAGCACTTTTGCCGCTTTTCTTAGCAAAATTG cAAAAGAACAGAACGGAGGCCCAAAGGTCCTTCGCTATCGGTACGATCTCAGAGTGTATTTCAGCCCTGGGACCGACAGTCGCCACTTTCGTTCCTCAGCTTCTTCCGAGGCTTCTGAAATTGGCGATCGATTCGGACGCGGAAGTCCGAAACAACGCGATCTACGGAATCGGGGAGCTCGCTCTTCATGGGAAAGACGCCGTCTATCC ACATTACCCGGAGATTCTGCAGACGCTGTCGACTGCCATCATGACCGAGACACACGGAGGAACGCGCGACAATATCGTCGGAGCGATCGCCCGACTTATTTTAACTAATCACACGATCATACCTTTGGAACAGGTCTTCGTGGTGTTTGTTGCTCATCTGCCCCTCAGGGAAGACTTCGAGGAAAACAAGGCGGTCTTCAAGAGCATCATGCTTCTCTACGAGAACGGTCACGATGTCATCAAAAGTCACATTCCCGAACTGCTGAAGGTCGCCGTCAGCGTCATCCACGAGGGCAGGGCTTCCGACGACG AATCGAAGGAGATCGTCACGAAATTTCTTAGGGTATCCCAGGCAGATTTTCCGAGTCAATGGAACGACCTTTTGGCAAATCTTCCCCCAGAAGTGAGAACgcattttcaataa
- the LOC105688192 gene encoding importin-4-like isoform X2, whose amino-acid sequence MAGQRCCNSFSNLPHAQSLAFLLGNTLNGLQDLGHPVAYYVLLTLMHLVPLIEGNQAMVNAYHQMMPRIIMTIQALASTNEEHAIDAFELLDELCEKAMDVIAPHVKALVNLCLTFGANKSLDDTLRVKAVGFMGWLAKTKKKALVKHKLVEPVIDMLFHLMAEPPTDETDEAYFCDNVDDSTPMTCATQTLDLLALHLPPEKLIPHVLRHVEPGFQGTNIYSKKASYLAMAVLAEGCSEFIRSKYLESFLRCICGGITSPEPVVRNAALFALGQFAEHLQPEISNYASELLPVLFEYLGHVCSQMQLQNNKSPPVDRMFYALEVFCENLNEGLLPYLPILMECLFKALQTPNADVHVRELALSAIGAAANASKENMLPYFQTIVENLRGYLTEKQSTETMCLQIQAVDTLGVLARTIGDEHFAPLAEESLNLGMKLMTENNDPDLKKCVYGLFASISTVMKETLAPVLPQIVEPMINSIQSAEGIVPHFKDDESTAFPVYEDASETDEEEDIENTDNEDDDDDVAGYVVENSYVEEKEEAILALKEIARNTGEAYLPYLEKSFEEIFKVINYPQEDIRKAAIEALLEFCLSFSKINTNEGKNATQKALSVFVPKLAELVRLDGECVVAISALDAFSELLKELKSDVLIQDGHKDAIINCITDVMTAKTECQDQEEIEGDETEAEQDELLIECAGDVLPSFGKAMNPEDFLLYFQALLPLFLAKLQKNRTEAQRSFAIGTISECISALGPTVATFVPQLLPRLLKLAIDSDAEVRNNAIYGIGELALHGKDAVYPHYPEILQTLSTAIMTETHGGTRDNIVGAIARLILTNHTIIPLEQVFVVFVAHLPLREDFEENKAVFKSIMLLYENGHDVIKSHIPELLKVAVSVIHEGRASDDESKEIVTKFLRVSQADFPSQWNDLLANLPPEVRTHFQ is encoded by the exons ATGGCTGGCCAGAGGTGCTGCAATTCGTTCAGCAATCTG CCGCATGCCCAGTCACTCGCTTTCCTTTTAGGAAATACACTTAACGGACTGCAGGATCTTGGACATCCTGTCGCTTACTATGTCCTGCTGACTCTGATGCACCTGGTGCCTCTCATTGAGGGGAATCAAGCA atgGTGAATGCCTATCATCAAATGATGCCTAGAATTATCATGACAATTCAGGCCCTTGCCAGCACTAATGAAGAGCATGCAATTGACGCTTTCGAGCTACTCGATGAACTTTGCGAAAAAGCCATGGACGTTATAGCTCCTCATGTCAAGGCACTCGTCAATCTTTGTCTTACTTTCGGTGCCAACAAATCGCTCGACGATACGCTCAGGGTGAAGGCGGTCGGGTTCATGGGCTGGTTGGCGAAGACCAAGAAAAAGGCCCTCGTTAAGCACAAATTGGTCGAGCCGGTGATAGATATGCTTTTCCATTTGATGGCTGAACCGCCAACCGACGAAACTGACGAGGCGTACTTTTGCGACAACGTAGACGACAGTACACCCATGACTTGCGCTACCCAGACCCTCGATCTTCTCGCGCTTCACTTACCCCCGGAAAAGTTGATCCCCCACGTCCTCCGTCACGTTGAACCCGGGTTTCAGGGCACAaacatttattcaaaaaaagctTCATACCTAGCGATGGCAGTCCTTGCCGAAGGATGTTCCGAGTTCATCAGATCGAAGTATCTAGAGTCATTCCTGCGGTGTATCTGTGGCGGCATCACAAGCCCCGAGCCGGTGGTCAGAAATGCAGCGTTGTTCGCGCTGGGGCAGTTCGCCGAACATCTTCAACCTGAAATCAGTAACTACGCGTCCGAGCTTTTACCAGTGCTTTTTGAATATCTTGGACACGTCTGTTCACAAATGCAGTTACAGAACAACAAGTCACCTCCGGTCGATAGGATGTTTTACGCGCTCGAAGTGTTTTGTGAAAATCTTAACGAGGGCCTTTTACCTTATCTTCCCATTCTGATGGAGTGTTTATTCAAAGCTCTTCAAACCCCGAACGCCGATGTCCATGTCCGAGAATTAGCACTGAGCGCTATCGGCGCCGCTGCCAATGCTAGCAAGGAAAATATGCTTCCCTATTTTCAAACCATCGTTGAAAATCTGAGAGGATACCTCACGGAGAAGCAAAGCACGGAAACTATGTGTCTCCAAATTCAAGCCGTTG ATACGTTGGGAGTATTGGCTAGGACGATTGGCGACGAACACTTTGCCCCACTGGCTGAAGAATCCCTGAATCTCGGTATGAAATTAATGACTGAAAACAACGATCCGGATTTGAAGAAATGTGTCTACGGTCTGTTCGCTTCGATCAGTACGGTGATGAAGGAAACCCTAGCACCCGTTTTACCTCAAATCGTCGAACCGATGATCAACAGTATACAGAGTGCGGAAGGAATTGTG ccTCACTTCAAGGACGACGAAAGCACCGCTTTTCCGGTTTATGAAGACGCAAGTGAGACAGATGAAGAGGAGGATATAGAGAACACGGACAACgaagacgatgatgatgacgtaGCCGGATACGTAGTGGAGAATTCTTACGtagaggaaaaagaggaagccATTTTGGCACTCAAAGAAATCGCCCGAAATACTGG AGAGGCGTATCTGCCGTACctcgaaaaatcgttcgaagaaatattcaaagtaaTCAATTATCCACAAGAGGATATCCGCAAGGCAGCTATCGAAGCGTTGTTAGAGTTTTGCcttagtttttcaaaaattaacaccaacgaaggaaaaaatgctACGCAAAAAGCGCTTTCAGTTTTTGTACCAAAACTAGCGGAACTCGTTCGGTTGGACGGGGAATGCGTAGTGGCTATATCTGCCCTTGACGCGTTCTCGGAACTACTCAAAGAACTCAAATCCGACGTCTTGATTCAAGATGGACACAAAGACGCCATCATTAATTGCATCACGGACGTTATGACGG CTAAAACCGAATGTCAGGATCAGGAAGAGATCGAAGGAGATGAAACCGAAGCCGAACAAGATGAGTTATTAATCGAATGTGCAGGAGACGTTTTACCAAGTTTCGGAAAAGCAATGAATCCGGAAGATTTCCTTCTCTATTTCCAAGCACTTTTGCCGCTTTTCTTAGCAAAATTG cAAAAGAACAGAACGGAGGCCCAAAGGTCCTTCGCTATCGGTACGATCTCAGAGTGTATTTCAGCCCTGGGACCGACAGTCGCCACTTTCGTTCCTCAGCTTCTTCCGAGGCTTCTGAAATTGGCGATCGATTCGGACGCGGAAGTCCGAAACAACGCGATCTACGGAATCGGGGAGCTCGCTCTTCATGGGAAAGACGCCGTCTATCC ACATTACCCGGAGATTCTGCAGACGCTGTCGACTGCCATCATGACCGAGACACACGGAGGAACGCGCGACAATATCGTCGGAGCGATCGCCCGACTTATTTTAACTAATCACACGATCATACCTTTGGAACAGGTCTTCGTGGTGTTTGTTGCTCATCTGCCCCTCAGGGAAGACTTCGAGGAAAACAAGGCGGTCTTCAAGAGCATCATGCTTCTCTACGAGAACGGTCACGATGTCATCAAAAGTCACATTCCCGAACTGCTGAAGGTCGCCGTCAGCGTCATCCACGAGGGCAGGGCTTCCGACGACG AATCGAAGGAGATCGTCACGAAATTTCTTAGGGTATCCCAGGCAGATTTTCCGAGTCAATGGAACGACCTTTTGGCAAATCTTCCCCCAGAAGTGAGAACgcattttcaataa